Proteins from a genomic interval of Corynebacterium freiburgense:
- a CDS encoding SAM-dependent methyltransferase: protein MTFDHLVHIDEADWPGVATVPAIRGTSFRRAQKGFEQFCERNEVHIKVHYDALYARIADAGWLGLAEGYMAGEWHCEDLAGALSRLLAGGFRPKRMFRSPRGAFGPPGGSLPASLVRLYAGDGLSPFGGIFASGVATTVRNERGIDITTIDEPAHVEREDLGDAQTRGVDMLLDAAGVSRGTYLVDYPASGGALSVRAAQRGATVDTWVLDEGALQDLEEFIAGKPVEHSLHIRELPGHILPPEMCRRTYEAAVSIGRIETIGKQLRGDYLRSIDQLLLPGGIAAIGLVARVGEVSPVMREATDVLRAYIWPALDFPTMDEMHRIIDRGTSLCVSEEVHSGKHSRIAYGFQRAVFEGRMREAAAAGYDPVYRRLWDYHLALMEALFRLGILDSVQLTLRRR, encoded by the coding sequence GTGACATTCGATCATTTGGTGCATATTGATGAGGCTGATTGGCCTGGGGTGGCAACAGTTCCAGCTATTCGAGGAACGAGTTTTCGTCGTGCTCAGAAGGGGTTTGAGCAATTCTGTGAACGCAATGAGGTTCACATCAAGGTGCACTATGATGCACTGTATGCACGTATAGCCGACGCTGGATGGCTTGGGCTTGCCGAGGGCTATATGGCAGGAGAGTGGCACTGCGAAGATTTGGCCGGAGCGTTAAGTAGATTGCTCGCCGGAGGTTTTCGGCCAAAGCGGATGTTTCGTTCCCCTAGAGGAGCCTTTGGCCCACCCGGAGGGTCACTGCCTGCATCGCTTGTACGTTTGTATGCAGGTGATGGTTTAAGCCCCTTTGGTGGGATTTTTGCTTCTGGGGTAGCAACGACGGTCCGCAATGAACGTGGCATTGATATTACAACCATTGATGAGCCAGCCCATGTGGAACGTGAAGATTTAGGTGATGCGCAAACACGGGGTGTCGATATGCTTCTCGACGCCGCCGGGGTAAGTCGCGGAACGTACCTCGTTGATTATCCAGCATCCGGTGGCGCACTATCTGTGCGGGCTGCCCAGCGTGGTGCAACGGTGGATACTTGGGTTTTGGATGAGGGGGCTCTGCAAGACCTTGAAGAGTTTATTGCTGGGAAACCGGTCGAACACTCATTACATATTCGGGAATTGCCTGGCCATATTCTTCCGCCGGAAATGTGTCGACGCACCTATGAAGCGGCGGTAAGTATTGGGCGTATTGAAACCATAGGAAAGCAATTACGGGGTGACTATCTTCGAAGTATTGACCAGCTATTATTGCCCGGTGGTATTGCGGCAATAGGGCTTGTGGCGCGCGTTGGTGAGGTATCTCCGGTGATGCGGGAAGCCACGGATGTATTACGGGCTTATATTTGGCCAGCGCTTGATTTTCCAACGATGGATGAAATGCATCGAATTATTGATCGTGGAACATCACTATGCGTGAGCGAAGAGGTGCACTCTGGAAAACACAGTCGCATTGCATACGGCTTCCAGCGGGCGGTATTTGAGGGTCGAATGCGAGAAGCGGCGGCCGCAGGATATGACCCTGTGTACCGCCGCCTATGGGACTACCATCTTGCGCTTATGGAGGCGCTATTTCGGCTTGGAATCCTTGACTCAGTGCAGCTTACTTTGCGACGTCGCTAG
- a CDS encoding DedA family protein translates to MFDVDMLLTTFGLAGILGIVFMETGLLIGFIFPGDTLLFTAGIMAAADPPFTPLWTLLVGIPIAAALGDQLGFFIGRKAGPRILRSRVMKWIGPEAVEKTNHFFDKYGVVTVLFARFIGVVRTVTPVVAGFSHMNHRAFTLYSVLGSVLWGSGIPFLGYMLGGVPFVQEFMHWFIVAGLATVFVPMSIKILRLWWKNRGRSDEEHMDAAGTRQDTPGDAAATSLPETSDVAK, encoded by the coding sequence GTGTTTGATGTTGATATGCTACTAACCACGTTTGGTCTAGCAGGGATTTTAGGCATTGTTTTTATGGAAACAGGCCTGCTGATCGGCTTTATTTTCCCTGGTGATACATTACTTTTTACGGCGGGCATTATGGCCGCCGCTGATCCACCTTTCACACCATTGTGGACCCTTCTTGTCGGTATTCCGATTGCTGCCGCTCTTGGTGACCAGCTTGGCTTCTTTATCGGCAGAAAGGCAGGCCCGCGTATTCTCCGCAGTCGAGTTATGAAGTGGATCGGTCCAGAAGCAGTTGAAAAGACAAACCACTTCTTTGATAAATATGGCGTTGTGACGGTGCTATTTGCGCGATTTATCGGTGTAGTTCGTACTGTTACACCAGTGGTTGCTGGTTTTTCCCATATGAATCACCGCGCATTTACCTTGTATTCGGTACTAGGGAGCGTCTTGTGGGGATCCGGTATTCCATTCCTTGGCTATATGTTGGGTGGAGTGCCATTCGTACAGGAATTTATGCATTGGTTTATTGTCGCTGGTCTGGCCACGGTCTTTGTGCCAATGTCTATTAAGATCCTGCGCCTGTGGTGGAAGAACCGTGGACGTAGCGATGAAGAGCATATGGATGCTGCGGGTACTCGGCAAGATACGCCTGGGGACGCCGCCGCTACCTCCCTGCCTGAGACTAGCGACGTCGCAAAGTAA
- a CDS encoding YceI family protein, which produces MKKPFVVLAVIAIVLLALASVGPVAYKALTDPGIKTEGLHSQNAVPATTDINGRWEVIPGSGSNTSSVGYTFYEILPGEPRSTSGSTRNVQGYAEISDTKLTSGEIIVDMTTLRTDVEKRDINVRRSLLHTDDYPESVFKVTQISDLSNIPGDGNTGKARVSGDLTLHGASRKVSGDFDVLRTAGRLVIAGNIPINRLDFGVETPELIAAKVDEQGELNIRLAFEKKDQ; this is translated from the coding sequence ATGAAAAAGCCGTTTGTTGTCCTCGCAGTTATCGCCATCGTGCTTTTGGCGCTCGCCAGCGTTGGCCCTGTGGCATATAAGGCACTTACCGACCCCGGAATTAAAACCGAAGGGTTACATTCCCAAAATGCAGTGCCTGCAACAACGGATATTAATGGACGTTGGGAAGTTATCCCTGGTAGTGGCAGTAATACTTCCTCCGTTGGATACACATTTTATGAAATTTTGCCTGGTGAACCGCGCTCCACATCTGGCAGTACACGAAATGTTCAAGGCTATGCAGAAATTAGTGATACAAAACTGACTTCTGGGGAAATCATTGTCGATATGACCACTTTGCGAACCGACGTAGAAAAACGCGATATCAATGTTCGTCGAAGCCTGTTACATACGGATGATTATCCAGAGTCCGTCTTTAAAGTGACACAGATCTCAGACTTGAGCAATATTCCAGGAGATGGAAATACTGGCAAAGCTCGGGTTTCCGGCGACCTTACGCTGCACGGAGCCTCGAGAAAAGTCTCTGGAGATTTTGATGTACTACGGACGGCTGGGCGCCTCGTCATTGCCGGCAATATTCCAATCAACCGATTGGATTTTGGCGTTGAAACTCCTGAACTCATCGCCGCAAAAGTTGATGAACAAGGTGAGTTAAATATCCGGCTAGCATTCGAGAAAAAAGATCAGTAA